One segment of Mycoplasmopsis glycophila DNA contains the following:
- a CDS encoding VirB4 family type IV secretion system protein: MYKALVFLFSKRKYKKQELNQLIPYKNIINDNVLILYESNLNKYIKIVKFQGFDIWTQNEIDITKKLEELNFAFENINTDFEIIKTNEKNDLSINLQHLEETIDAKNDWNKTQIDYFENLVKDINYENENIQKENYYVVLKAMDLQNLETETTNLTRNLYNIGINNNVLNKLEIIDLLGVLNNYEINFEILEKFLKQESENLAINQKVKQKTQTQFTFWESIKCLWINLFQRKRLKALNLNAITKYEDLILYQEANIKLSFWKILKNKFNKTKLKELQIEIDVIRKAAKNKALSQTKETKKVITLNEIYYQEEFEIKNKYIKYKDGDYQTFLSLKSLPFNLNYGYLNAFLTNYGNTFFKFEKMNDKKTDDVINYALKKTMEIEINKKATINRMNDTYVNTLQEILDNVVEKGKNLYTFNCYVEIKAKSLQELKSKVREIKVFARNNKIKLDVPTFNINEAFLSNKLCKNFFKDNNKTVFVENIIQGWAFLQNSFNDYNNLFVGKGINGEYIFFDRFKKTQDRTNANMFITGTSGAGKSTFAEKMILNDIANNRDVIVLDLQQEYKQNGLMLGATILDFTSKKQPLSINVLQVRDVFEAEKSHNYSNNLTKINRHIDYLEKFFRLVFKEEISQSLISYLKKALGQLYKENGYFDDNVDLSKIPNDKWITISDLIKKLENYTFETKWEKANFEEQIKLLSHQLKLYFETQNVLSTLFNNHTNFDINSQYTIFDLHNIINTSESGESYNDQIILFVLLNFLQDKIAKNRENKKQMSLFIGEAHFFVKSKNQILFDFLFFTIKTARKYGLSVVMDTQNLSDFYREKDNANALLSNCDYSLFLRQKSSEIEDINEKLFSTNKVLTQTEQDFLERASVGQGILNIGANLRYIVKLHYNDYEQELLFKSKGDYI, from the coding sequence TTGTATAAAGCGCTTGTCTTTCTCTTTTCGAAAAGAAAATACAAAAAGCAAGAGCTTAATCAATTAATTCCCTACAAGAATATCATTAATGATAATGTTTTAATTTTATACGAAAGCAATCTTAATAAATATATAAAGATTGTTAAGTTTCAAGGTTTTGATATTTGAACACAAAATGAAATTGATATTACCAAAAAGCTTGAAGAACTTAATTTTGCTTTCGAGAATATCAATACTGATTTTGAAATCATTAAAACAAATGAGAAAAACGATTTAAGTATTAACTTACAACATTTAGAAGAAACAATTGACGCAAAAAATGATTGAAACAAAACACAAATTGATTATTTTGAAAATTTAGTAAAAGATATTAATTATGAAAACGAAAATATTCAAAAAGAAAATTACTATGTTGTTTTAAAAGCAATGGACTTACAAAATTTAGAAACTGAAACAACAAACCTTACCAGAAACTTATATAACATCGGTATCAATAATAATGTTCTAAATAAGTTAGAAATTATTGATTTGCTTGGCGTTTTAAATAACTATGAAATCAACTTTGAGATTTTAGAAAAATTTCTTAAACAAGAAAGTGAAAACCTTGCTATTAACCAAAAGGTTAAACAAAAAACACAAACACAATTTACCTTTTGAGAAAGCATTAAGTGTCTTTGAATTAATCTCTTCCAAAGAAAAAGACTTAAAGCTTTAAACTTAAACGCAATAACAAAATACGAAGATTTAATCTTATACCAAGAAGCTAACATTAAGCTTTCATTTTGAAAAATTCTTAAAAACAAATTTAATAAAACAAAACTAAAAGAATTACAAATTGAAATTGATGTGATAAGAAAAGCAGCAAAAAACAAAGCTTTATCACAAACAAAAGAAACTAAAAAGGTAATTACACTTAATGAAATTTATTATCAAGAAGAGTTTGAAATCAAAAACAAATATATCAAATATAAAGACGGTGATTATCAAACATTCTTATCTTTAAAAAGCTTACCATTTAATTTGAATTATGGGTATTTAAATGCTTTTCTAACAAATTACGGAAACACCTTTTTTAAATTCGAAAAAATGAATGATAAAAAGACTGACGATGTAATTAATTATGCTCTCAAAAAGACAATGGAAATTGAAATTAATAAAAAAGCAACCATTAATCGTATGAATGATACATACGTTAATACACTCCAAGAAATTTTAGATAATGTTGTTGAAAAAGGTAAAAACTTATATACATTCAATTGTTATGTTGAAATCAAAGCAAAAAGCTTACAAGAGCTAAAAAGCAAAGTAAGAGAAATCAAAGTTTTTGCTCGCAACAACAAAATCAAATTAGATGTTCCTACCTTTAACATCAACGAAGCATTTTTATCAAACAAATTATGTAAAAACTTTTTCAAAGACAACAATAAAACTGTTTTTGTTGAAAATATCATTCAAGGGTGAGCATTTTTACAAAACTCATTTAATGATTACAACAATTTATTTGTGGGTAAAGGTATTAATGGTGAATATATTTTCTTTGATAGATTTAAGAAAACACAAGACAGAACAAATGCTAATATGTTTATCACTGGAACAAGTGGAGCGGGTAAAAGTACTTTTGCTGAAAAAATGATATTAAATGATATCGCTAATAATAGAGATGTAATTGTATTAGATTTACAACAAGAGTATAAGCAAAATGGACTAATGCTTGGAGCAACAATTTTAGATTTTACAAGCAAAAAACAACCACTTTCAATTAACGTTTTACAAGTAAGAGATGTTTTTGAAGCTGAAAAATCACACAACTATTCAAATAATCTTACAAAGATTAATCGACATATTGACTATTTAGAGAAATTTTTCCGTTTAGTTTTTAAAGAAGAGATTTCTCAAAGTTTAATAAGCTACCTTAAAAAAGCACTTGGTCAGTTATATAAAGAAAATGGTTATTTTGACGATAATGTTGATTTAAGCAAAATTCCTAACGATAAATGAATAACAATTAGTGATTTAATTAAGAAACTTGAAAATTATACTTTTGAGACAAAGTGAGAAAAAGCAAATTTTGAAGAACAAATCAAATTACTCTCACATCAATTAAAACTTTATTTTGAAACTCAAAATGTATTATCAACATTATTTAATAACCACACAAACTTTGATATTAATAGTCAATATACAATCTTTGACTTACACAACATAATCAACACAAGCGAAAGTGGTGAAAGTTATAACGACCAAATTATTCTTTTTGTTTTACTTAACTTTTTACAAGACAAAATTGCTAAAAACAGAGAAAACAAAAAGCAAATGAGCTTATTTATTGGTGAAGCACACTTTTTCGTAAAAAGCAAAAATCAAATTCTTTTTGATTTCTTATTCTTCACAATTAAGACAGCAAGAAAGTATGGACTTTCTGTTGTAATGGACACACAAAATTTAAGTGATTTTTACCGTGAGAAAGACAATGCGAATGCTTTACTTTCTAACTGTGATTACTCGCTCTTTTTAAGACAAAAAAGTAGTGAGATTGAAGATATTAACGAAAAGCTATTTAGCACAAATAAAGTTTTAACTCAAACAGAACAAGACTTTTTAGAAAGAGCAAGTGTTGGTCAAGGTATTTTAAATATTGGAGCTAATTTAAGATATATTGTAAAGCTTCATTACAATGACTATGAACAAGAATTATTATTCAAAAGTAAAGGAGATTATATTTAA
- a CDS encoding Mbov_0396 family ICE element transmembrane protein, which translates to MIFDGIFYFIFQAFWTPVRLCLLFFHWIQEIFIGVSNELPFYVLFGVKSENLLSGGVSVPPLFLRFIFTSFILLFIFLIFQAIKGYKKENPEPFVNMWKNAFKHYLFFLFFVWILALFMFGLKWLILVMYDGDTLAIDQEIFKAIKPEEIDDSYWENVIENGYSIDFDTYTLIKSGTSLFWFLILVLLFQLFFLLLLCFQLS; encoded by the coding sequence ATGATTTTTGACGGTATATTTTATTTTATTTTTCAAGCATTTTGAACTCCGGTTCGCTTATGTCTTTTGTTTTTCCATTGAATACAAGAAATATTTATTGGTGTTTCTAATGAACTACCTTTTTATGTATTGTTTGGTGTTAAAAGCGAAAATTTATTAAGTGGTGGAGTTTCTGTTCCACCGCTTTTTCTTCGCTTTATCTTCACAAGCTTTATCTTGCTTTTTATCTTTTTAATATTTCAAGCAATTAAGGGTTATAAAAAAGAAAACCCTGAACCTTTTGTTAATATGTGAAAGAATGCTTTCAAACATTACTTATTCTTTCTTTTCTTTGTTTGAATATTAGCATTATTTATGTTTGGTCTAAAATGACTTATTTTAGTAATGTATGACGGTGATACGCTCGCAATTGACCAAGAGATATTTAAAGCAATCAAACCAGAAGAAATAGACGATAGCTACTGGGAAAATGTAATTGAAAATGGTTATTCGATCGATTTTGATACATATACATTAATTAAAAGTGGAACATCACTTTTCTGGTTTCTTATATTGGTGTTATTGTTCCAACTATTCTTTTTGCTTTTACTTTGCTTTCAGTTATCATAA
- a CDS encoding Mbov_0396 family ICE element transmembrane protein translates to MFILSPWIHAYSIIDNGKVMKKWWAMFFSKFMTIILYPVVIQIYVFFINRTLSYWDTNDGGTISHTFMKIIILIAATLSINGAGIITTAFFGDNLSAREGIQQISQIRQLGAATMGAGALAYGIAKKTGVGVLKAKSGVGMAARGGANLVRNFGSVSQGVKGAFSKFSEASKNIQSLDMNKNMGMAARLHKESGRRLFKDLKQTFSTPFKDANQKFAKRQETSSKLLDKLNQMKDNLKN, encoded by the coding sequence ATGTTCATATTAAGTCCTTGAATTCACGCTTATTCTATTATTGATAATGGTAAAGTAATGAAAAAATGGTGAGCAATGTTCTTCTCGAAATTTATGACCATTATCTTATACCCTGTTGTAATACAAATTTATGTCTTTTTCATTAATAGGACTTTGTCTTATTGAGATACAAATGACGGCGGAACAATTTCACATACATTTATGAAAATCATAATTTTAATTGCTGCTACTTTATCAATCAATGGTGCTGGAATTATAACAACTGCTTTCTTTGGTGATAATCTTTCAGCACGCGAAGGAATTCAACAAATTTCTCAAATTAGACAATTAGGAGCAGCAACAATGGGAGCTGGAGCTCTTGCTTACGGAATAGCTAAAAAAACTGGTGTTGGTGTATTGAAAGCTAAAAGCGGAGTTGGAATGGCCGCGCGTGGTGGAGCAAATTTAGTGCGAAACTTTGGTTCTGTCTCGCAAGGAGTTAAAGGAGCATTTAGTAAATTTAGTGAAGCAAGTAAAAATATTCAATCATTAGATATGAATAAAAATATGGGAATGGCCGCAAGATTACATAAAGAAAGTGGAAGAAGATTATTTAAAGATTTAAAACAAACTTTCTCAACTCCATTTAAAGACGCTAACCAAAAATTCGCAAAAAGACAAGAAACATCAAGCAAACTACTCGACAAACTTAACCAAATGAAAGACAACTTAAAAAATTAA
- a CDS encoding Mbov_0398 family ICE element protein, with product MSKKDESIKSLSVKLSNLTETEQVLLTKWIENLKAQKKSVNGELQKILFQYLTENNSQELFKEFQTSIFYAFRKSIFASLSPYHSNIKYWINLQNIELEAINKKLDIILNLLALSGNLNLNSPKEEYTRELDYFIRLRNEKITKLMTDKQEEDDSNKQVLKTFENFQKVAFDTDKDIAERIKKAKEK from the coding sequence ATGAGCAAAAAAGACGAAAGTATTAAAAGTCTTTCGGTTAAGTTATCGAACTTAACTGAAACAGAACAAGTTTTATTAACAAAGTGAATTGAAAATTTAAAAGCTCAAAAAAAGAGCGTGAATGGTGAATTACAGAAGATTTTATTTCAATATTTAACCGAGAACAATTCACAAGAACTTTTTAAAGAGTTTCAAACAAGTATTTTCTATGCTTTTAGAAAGAGCATTTTCGCAAGTTTAAGTCCTTATCATTCAAATATAAAGTATTGAATAAATCTTCAAAACATTGAACTTGAAGCTATCAATAAGAAGCTTGATATTATACTCAATTTACTTGCTTTAAGTGGTAATTTAAACTTAAATAGTCCAAAAGAAGAATACACCAGAGAGCTTGATTATTTCATTCGATTAAGAAATGAGAAAATAACAAAGCTTATGACTGATAAACAAGAAGAAGACGATAGTAATAAGCAAGTATTAAAAACGTTTGAAAACTTTCAAAAAGTCGCATTTGATACAGACAAAGATATAGCAGAACGTATTAAAAAAGCAAAGGAGAAATAA
- a CDS encoding Mbov_0401 family ICE element transposase-like protein → MTKKNIELKTDLDEKIKQSLKSSFNKLKKFEIKPEHNNILFVEIDDTYKRIQYKKMNKKFMCRMMTFNLFNSKTGKYEALNNVQIYFEQDKRLTKYDEKNKLIELTNYIKNTYYDSKMKVCAKGDGAYNIKNLAKNFDYYILDKFHVLKYVKDTFTLKKYIQNKDLKELNAQFYQIKSPTFWKNAINDYSINDWDNLYLKLKKWFDNFEFKTNFKKQFEKFLNYLNNNKRAIFGILDGIERTSHTESYIRNFFKIYLDKRNASYGFETMTELVKNNFNYENGLLQIF, encoded by the coding sequence ATGACTAAAAAGAATATTGAACTTAAAACAGATTTAGACGAGAAAATCAAACAAAGTTTAAAATCGTCATTCAATAAATTGAAAAAATTTGAGATTAAACCTGAACATAATAACATTCTTTTTGTTGAAATTGACGACACATATAAGAGAATTCAATACAAGAAAATGAACAAAAAATTTATGTGTAGAATGATGACCTTTAATCTTTTTAATAGCAAAACAGGAAAATATGAAGCATTAAATAATGTTCAAATTTACTTTGAACAAGACAAAAGATTAACCAAATATGACGAAAAGAACAAACTTATCGAGCTTACAAATTACATCAAAAATACATATTATGATAGCAAAATGAAAGTTTGTGCGAAAGGAGACGGAGCATATAATATCAAGAATTTAGCAAAGAATTTTGACTATTATATACTTGATAAATTTCACGTTTTGAAATATGTAAAAGACACATTTACTCTCAAAAAATACATTCAAAACAAAGATTTAAAAGAGCTAAACGCTCAATTTTATCAAATCAAAAGTCCAACATTTTGAAAGAATGCGATTAATGATTACAGCATAAATGACTGAGATAATTTGTATTTAAAGCTCAAAAAATGATTTGATAATTTTGAATTTAAGACAAATTTTAAGAAGCAATTTGAGAAATTTTTGAATTATTTGAACAATAATAAACGAGCAATTTTTGGAATTTTAGACGGTATAGAGAGAACATCACATACAGAAAGTTACATTCGTAATTTCTTTAAAATTTACCTTGATAAACGTAACGCTTCTTATGGTTTTGAGACTATGACTGAACTTGTAAAAAATAACTTTAATTATGAAAATGGACTGCTTCAAATTTTTTAA
- a CDS encoding Mbov_0399 family ICE element protein: MKLKDTIFISLAPLITIPTSVAISSAINNSNETNTRILTFHNLPNEFYDLIKNTQIKRNIALDRDELLLAKYETKAIPLDIKSISIYYDAGFENTVRFLDNIADRDSRRIEITYDENIDFNSEEANKIKNTNMFYKKLDIKRTAFSYALIGKKTNPEKYMNTVLQDYKYIVRQLAFENVKINKKQAEALLSSEAIISPKINHDSYYGWENGVAKHINHLGLYDSVIPLHFENRKYSKSSLNSGGIQNILLEKAKSKIADNEDILINETKIEKDYQVVVKAFILSDNENKNQRDWLPYAPNMIINNNRQLRDNFILWEDNLKLNVEIYAPQTNYVVINNDNAKISQIVSNYEKAFLKSQNELKNTQTLNIVSERIGDRTLYSLENQSLLNQKINEINKKLMEYNFFVEYKVIDEDKIDLYLSNKTNSLINKSYKIASNYPVKISPSVRAIDKEIKNRLIIKANKWVDFKTNTTELVDDVPVLLEPQAKKGEKSFYGGKWLYHSPASVDFTTIDESEILLINDKRIEVLDRHFSEILSNESLIIDNSSKEEENKIKSYEIKILKYEKNSGNVDSKLEYEYKIDLLINSNALSIDYKFYAWNPEENPDQKKLIEEYKKDPNGNLLKDEQGRKIKNEFYDPEIDKNTGTKKQLVWVDVSSNTELLANDEYTQKSHLPYGTKTLLLKNGNQIIQGFLAEASVLGSGALQILNGETKNGQYRVFKLNQNNLSYNDEISYERFENGQKYKDLPLNTSENSYFSDSGLYLFTAHASSSIDNYKLVLIDKNLNAQKTKFIETINGLTRVQSFWETPVGNEFLNYLELKHNIGSERAKKMSYEMVLQYFVLFTNYIYKIQHYTQKNVKYISPFFKNVPRVYSYETFKNKYIIAENGFNKFFNEYSGDFKYKELINISDMRISQDRRNLIINVSLKYNPNTNIFGYELTQSEITIPVSFIDNDVPEIFAKQVSFELNQSKIEDILLNSNPENWNSLIVNYDWLKDVSLEDYQKASWFLEWEKVGNKDFKIKILGAAKSEFESEIQIVPKIKVFDLNLEKRAINLEEDQWEMRLKNTKINLAGLTENDQITKFIKKEIQETLSDLASAYDYELTNLNDILPYLSNINLASDVPLFYKVLNIKRKADSKVFKIAIYNYVSHKYNKQFDLSEIKTDLLLLNTNDKELISKTIWDKVQEISNQRNITISDLRLINLEDVLRHLIAKKQ, from the coding sequence ATGAAACTTAAAGATACCATTTTTATTTCTCTTGCTCCATTAATAACAATACCAACTAGCGTAGCAATATCTTCTGCTATCAATAATTCAAATGAAACAAACACTCGCATTTTGACCTTTCATAACTTACCAAATGAATTTTATGATTTAATTAAAAACACTCAAATCAAGCGAAATATTGCGCTTGATAGAGACGAATTGCTTTTAGCTAAATACGAAACCAAAGCTATTCCACTTGATATAAAAAGCATTAGTATTTACTATGATGCTGGTTTCGAAAACACTGTAAGGTTTTTAGATAATATTGCTGATAGAGACAGTCGTAGAATTGAAATTACATATGACGAAAATATAGATTTTAATAGCGAAGAAGCTAATAAAATTAAAAACACGAATATGTTCTATAAGAAATTAGACATTAAAAGAACTGCTTTTTCATATGCTTTAATTGGGAAAAAAACTAATCCTGAAAAGTATATGAATACGGTGCTTCAAGACTATAAATATATAGTGAGACAACTTGCTTTTGAGAATGTTAAAATAAATAAAAAACAAGCAGAAGCGTTATTATCAAGTGAAGCAATCATTTCGCCGAAAATTAATCACGATAGCTATTATGGTTGAGAAAATGGAGTAGCAAAACATATTAACCATTTAGGACTGTATGATAGTGTTATTCCACTTCATTTTGAAAATAGAAAATATAGTAAAAGTTCGTTGAATAGCGGTGGAATTCAAAACATTTTATTAGAAAAAGCAAAGTCTAAAATTGCTGATAATGAAGATATTTTGATAAATGAAACCAAAATAGAAAAAGATTATCAAGTAGTCGTAAAAGCTTTCATTTTAAGTGATAATGAAAACAAAAACCAAAGAGATTGATTACCATATGCTCCTAATATGATAATTAATAATAACAGACAATTAAGAGATAATTTTATCTTATGAGAAGACAACTTAAAATTGAATGTTGAAATTTATGCTCCACAAACAAATTACGTTGTTATCAATAATGATAATGCTAAAATTTCTCAAATTGTTTCTAACTATGAGAAAGCTTTCTTAAAATCACAAAATGAACTGAAAAACACACAAACATTAAACATTGTAAGTGAAAGAATTGGTGATAGAACTTTATATTCATTAGAAAACCAAAGCTTACTTAATCAAAAAATCAATGAGATTAATAAGAAGCTAATGGAATACAATTTTTTCGTTGAATATAAAGTGATTGACGAAGATAAAATTGACCTTTATCTTTCTAATAAAACCAACTCTTTAATTAATAAGTCTTATAAAATTGCTTCTAATTACCCTGTGAAAATTTCACCAAGCGTAAGAGCAATTGATAAGGAAATCAAAAATAGACTAATTATCAAAGCTAATAAATGAGTTGATTTTAAAACAAATACAACTGAATTAGTCGATGATGTTCCTGTGCTTTTAGAACCGCAAGCTAAAAAAGGTGAAAAAAGCTTTTATGGTGGTAAATGACTTTACCACTCACCAGCAAGTGTTGATTTTACAACAATTGACGAAAGCGAAATTCTTTTAATTAACGACAAAAGAATTGAGGTGCTGGATAGACATTTTAGCGAAATCTTATCAAATGAAAGCTTGATTATTGATAATTCTTCCAAAGAAGAAGAAAACAAAATCAAGAGCTATGAAATCAAAATTCTCAAATACGAAAAGAATTCAGGTAATGTTGATAGTAAGCTCGAATACGAATATAAAATAGACCTTTTAATCAACTCCAACGCTTTAAGTATTGATTATAAATTTTATGCTTGAAACCCAGAAGAAAACCCTGACCAAAAGAAACTTATTGAAGAATATAAGAAAGATCCTAATGGTAATTTACTAAAAGACGAGCAAGGCAGAAAAATCAAAAATGAATTTTATGACCCTGAAATCGATAAAAATACTGGAACTAAAAAGCAGCTTGTATGAGTTGATGTTTCTTCAAATACAGAACTTTTAGCTAATGACGAATATACACAAAAAAGTCATTTACCTTATGGAACTAAAACCCTTTTACTAAAAAATGGTAATCAAATCATTCAAGGATTTTTAGCGGAAGCTTCTGTATTAGGAAGCGGAGCATTACAAATTCTTAATGGTGAGACTAAAAATGGTCAATATCGTGTTTTTAAACTTAATCAAAACAACTTATCATATAACGACGAAATTTCATATGAACGCTTTGAAAATGGTCAAAAATACAAAGATTTACCATTGAACACAAGCGAAAATAGTTATTTTAGTGATAGTGGTCTCTACCTTTTTACAGCACACGCTTCTTCAAGTATTGATAACTATAAATTAGTTTTAATTGATAAAAATCTTAATGCTCAAAAAACTAAATTTATTGAAACTATTAATGGTTTAACAAGAGTTCAAAGCTTTTGAGAAACTCCTGTTGGTAATGAATTTTTAAATTATTTAGAGCTTAAACATAATATAGGAAGCGAAAGAGCTAAAAAAATGAGCTATGAAATGGTTTTACAATATTTTGTTTTATTTACTAACTACATTTACAAAATTCAACACTACACACAAAAGAACGTTAAATATATTTCACCATTTTTCAAAAATGTTCCAAGGGTGTATTCTTATGAAACATTCAAGAATAAATATATTATTGCTGAAAATGGTTTTAATAAGTTCTTTAATGAATATAGCGGCGATTTTAAGTATAAAGAGCTAATCAATATTAGCGATATGAGAATTTCACAAGATAGAAGAAATTTGATTATTAATGTAAGCTTAAAATACAACCCGAATACTAATATTTTTGGTTATGAACTTACGCAAAGTGAAATTACAATTCCTGTTTCATTTATTGATAATGATGTTCCTGAAATTTTTGCTAAACAAGTTAGCTTTGAGCTAAATCAATCCAAAATTGAAGACATTTTATTAAATTCTAACCCTGAAAATTGAAACAGTTTAATTGTAAATTATGACTGATTAAAAGATGTTAGTTTAGAAGATTACCAAAAAGCTTCTTGATTTTTAGAATGAGAAAAAGTTGGAAATAAAGATTTTAAAATTAAGATTTTAGGTGCTGCTAAAAGTGAATTTGAAAGCGAAATCCAAATTGTTCCTAAAATTAAAGTGTTTGACTTAAATTTAGAAAAAAGAGCAATTAATCTTGAAGAAGACCAGTGAGAGATGCGTTTAAAAAACACCAAAATCAATCTTGCTGGTCTTACCGAAAATGACCAAATCACAAAGTTTATTAAAAAGGAAATCCAAGAAACTTTAAGCGATTTAGCTTCTGCTTATGATTATGAGCTTACAAATTTAAATGATATTTTACCTTATCTTTCTAACATTAATTTAGCAAGTGATGTTCCACTCTTTTACAAAGTTTTAAACATCAAAAGGAAAGCGGATAGCAAAGTATTTAAAATAGCTATTTATAATTATGTTTCTCATAAATACAATAAGCAATTTGATTTAAGTGAAATTAAAACAGATTTATTATTACTTAATACAAATGATAAGGAGCTAATTTCAAAGACAATTTGAGATAAAGTTCAAGAAATTAGCAACCAAAGAAACATCACTATAAGCGATTTAAGACTAATAAACTTGGAAGATGTTTTAAGACACTTAATCGCAAAAAAACAATAA